In one Vibrio sp. YMD68 genomic region, the following are encoded:
- a CDS encoding GNAT family N-acetyltransferase, which translates to MSTPISFLSKLSSVAVQNHIRFGVVLRGQKHWQEQTVQSFIDAHRPRTIFQLGGDPFSSSDPLSSSHHVTFKQGKRLLGQECQLLICDFSDGFDANSFSAAIGTLTGGGILIIIPSDRNNKRFGELSFDAQWLEKGLYQLLNIEQNRTLPGLPDVTDTPVNSVYHEQEHAIEKIIRVIEGHRKRPLMLTADRGRGKTASLGLASAQLMMSKSLDIIVTAPTLTMVSPLFHHAALSLSLPVTRTGELDYSSERHSSSIRFVAPDDLIRLKHQCDLLIVDEAAAIPVPMLKTFVQRHHRLVLSSTIHGYEGSGRGFSLKFIPWLKNERPGSSELHLNQPIRWQRNDPLEHWHNTAFLLDADCIGTPVGEQPNLEALSLVKIEKSQLIGDPALLRRCFGLLVNAHYQTSPNDLFHLLGDNLTSLYVLMLKDECLGCILTVEEGGLSLEMVELIQQGKRRPPGQLVSVSIANQLGIAKAALDKSLRIMRIAVHPSYQGINIGSLMLKQLQQRNKNSFLSTSFGATSELIRFWRNNHFSVVRVGSQRDKASGCYSVTMIKGDNVEWLDRAEQMFADSLEYRLSDSLTDMEFSVLRTLYQQVPSSHCDLSPEEMNLLQFYVQGGASFDSIAYILRRLIAFILIQENGFSLSVQQSESTVFKSSSAFKSSSASLVTDLLIAKVLQQKSLFECSAVISASGRKQSELQLKQDIESLLCNLQCKLSIQNTYP; encoded by the coding sequence ACTATCTTCCAACTAGGAGGCGATCCGTTTTCATCCAGCGATCCACTTTCATCCAGTCATCATGTAACATTTAAGCAAGGCAAGCGCCTCCTCGGGCAAGAGTGCCAGCTCTTAATTTGTGATTTTTCGGATGGTTTTGACGCGAACAGTTTCAGTGCTGCGATTGGAACGTTAACTGGCGGTGGTATTCTAATCATCATTCCCAGCGATAGAAATAACAAGCGTTTCGGCGAGTTAAGCTTTGATGCTCAATGGCTAGAAAAAGGGCTGTATCAGCTACTAAATATTGAGCAAAACCGCACTCTACCTGGGCTCCCTGATGTTACAGATACTCCGGTAAATTCAGTCTATCACGAGCAAGAGCACGCGATTGAAAAAATAATCAGAGTCATAGAAGGCCACCGAAAACGTCCATTGATGTTAACTGCCGACAGAGGAAGAGGAAAAACCGCATCGCTCGGACTCGCCTCAGCTCAGCTAATGATGTCCAAGTCGTTAGATATCATTGTTACCGCCCCGACATTAACGATGGTTTCTCCATTGTTCCACCATGCTGCTTTATCATTATCATTGCCGGTTACTCGAACTGGCGAACTTGATTACAGTTCAGAGCGTCATTCATCATCGATTCGCTTTGTTGCGCCGGATGACCTTATTCGATTAAAACATCAATGCGATCTACTGATCGTAGATGAAGCAGCGGCTATTCCGGTACCCATGCTAAAAACCTTTGTGCAGCGTCATCACCGTTTGGTATTGTCGAGCACCATTCATGGCTATGAAGGGTCAGGACGAGGGTTTAGCTTAAAGTTCATACCTTGGTTGAAAAACGAAAGGCCAGGTAGCTCGGAATTGCATTTAAATCAGCCGATACGTTGGCAGCGGAACGACCCGTTAGAGCATTGGCACAATACCGCCTTTTTATTAGATGCTGATTGTATTGGTACGCCCGTGGGCGAACAGCCTAACCTTGAAGCGCTGTCGCTGGTTAAAATAGAAAAAAGTCAGCTGATTGGCGATCCCGCTTTGTTACGCCGCTGTTTTGGTTTATTGGTGAATGCTCATTATCAGACATCACCGAATGATCTCTTTCATCTTTTAGGCGACAACCTCACCAGTCTTTATGTGTTGATGCTAAAAGATGAGTGCCTTGGTTGTATATTAACGGTTGAGGAAGGAGGCCTGAGCCTAGAGATGGTCGAGCTTATTCAGCAGGGAAAACGCAGACCGCCAGGCCAACTGGTTTCAGTATCCATCGCGAATCAGTTAGGCATCGCGAAAGCGGCTTTAGATAAAAGCTTGCGCATCATGAGAATTGCTGTTCATCCCTCTTACCAAGGCATCAACATAGGCTCTCTGATGTTGAAACAGCTCCAGCAACGGAATAAGAATTCATTTTTGTCCACCAGTTTTGGTGCAACGTCAGAATTAATACGGTTTTGGAGGAACAATCATTTCTCTGTAGTAAGAGTTGGAAGCCAGCGAGATAAAGCCAGTGGCTGTTATTCTGTGACCATGATAAAGGGTGATAATGTGGAATGGTTAGATAGGGCAGAGCAGATGTTTGCTGATAGTTTGGAATATCGACTGTCTGATAGTTTGACTGATATGGAATTCTCGGTTCTACGAACATTATACCAACAGGTACCATCTTCTCATTGTGACCTGTCACCGGAAGAGATGAATCTACTCCAGTTTTATGTTCAAGGCGGTGCCAGCTTTGATAGTATCGCGTATATTTTGCGTCGCTTAATCGCTTTTATATTGATCCAAGAAAATGGCTTTAGTCTCAGTGTTCAACAGAGCGAGTCTACCGTTTTCAAATCATCTTCTGCTTTCAAGTCATCATCGGCTAGCTTAGTGACCGATCTACTCATTGCTAAAGTACTTCAACAGAAAAGTTTGTTTGAATGTTCTGCTGTCATTTCTGCGTCAGGGCGAAAACAAAGCGAGTTACAATTGAAGCAAGATATAGAGAGTTTACTCTGTAATTTACAGTGTAAACTCTCTATCCAAAATACATACCCGTAG
- a CDS encoding protein-glutamate O-methyltransferase CheR: protein MGRVLTHAEGVAAMDEEFELTDQDFKYVQWYMHKSVGIYLSDRKRTMVYGRLSRQMRAKGVRKFSQYREIIEGSETERVNFINALTTNKTEFFREYHHFEFLEGPALDQWKHQGNRSINIWSAGCSSGQEPYSLISSLFVSGAFDAVETVNVFASDLDTSVLDHAKAGIYDQEVIESIPERYLKPCFVKGKSEHKGKIKIKKGLQQHVKFNQLNLFDEWPKMPPFDLISCRNVMIYFDKPTQENLLKRFHQALKPNGILFIGHSESVGTCSDFFHHLGHTIYVKK, encoded by the coding sequence ATGGGAAGAGTTTTAACTCATGCTGAGGGTGTAGCTGCCATGGACGAGGAGTTTGAGCTAACGGATCAAGACTTTAAGTATGTGCAGTGGTACATGCATAAAAGCGTTGGAATCTATTTATCTGATCGTAAACGTACCATGGTGTACGGTCGGTTGAGCCGACAAATGCGGGCGAAAGGCGTTCGGAAGTTCTCACAGTATCGAGAAATAATTGAGGGCTCAGAAACCGAACGGGTTAACTTTATTAACGCATTGACCACCAACAAAACCGAATTTTTTCGAGAGTACCACCACTTTGAGTTTTTAGAAGGCCCAGCTCTTGATCAGTGGAAACACCAAGGAAACAGGAGCATTAACATTTGGTCTGCGGGTTGCTCATCAGGGCAAGAGCCCTACAGTTTAATTTCGTCGCTGTTCGTTTCGGGGGCGTTTGATGCAGTAGAGACGGTGAATGTATTTGCGTCTGATCTCGATACCTCGGTTCTTGACCATGCCAAGGCCGGAATTTATGACCAAGAAGTGATCGAGAGCATTCCTGAACGCTATCTTAAACCTTGTTTTGTTAAAGGAAAAAGTGAGCATAAAGGCAAGATTAAAATCAAGAAAGGACTCCAGCAGCACGTGAAGTTCAATCAGTTAAACCTGTTCGATGAATGGCCTAAGATGCCACCTTTCGACCTTATATCGTGCCGTAATGTGATGATTTATTTTGATAAGCCAACACAAGAAAACCTGTTGAAAAGGTTTCATCAAGCATTAAAACCTAATGGGATCTTATTTATTGGGCATTCGGAAAGTGTTGGAACTTGCAGTGATTTTTTCCACCATTTAGGTCATACCATTTACGTGAAGAAATGA
- a CDS encoding chemotaxis protein CheA — protein MALDMDQLRKMFYEECRENLEVLENELLNIEVSSVEKETINTIFRAAHSIKGGAATFNLFDISEFTHAIEAYLDLVRNDEKELTKSSIDVLLKGGDCIKNMLEGHESDEVVDEALKASVNQLLEQLLDNNSEDLPLNQEPNVTQDAEEADSFELAISESDNSPEIPKLWAIQFTPHREMFFSGNDPLRIIRELLEFDQQAKVDACIDELPEIAEIEEELSYLYWKITIDGSVALDEIQEVFEWVEDECDLTIEPTFDSPITVDSSLVEIEQDDTSTDAQVQSPESVQESPQTILDETTSGSQPPTSKLLDKGKSSPATKPTKSDSSVSSIRVDIDKVDGLINLVGELVITQSMLNEIGNDFSMDKLDKLKEGLDQLLQNSRDLQENVLNIRMLPMSFAFSRFPRLVRDLCGRLEKQVDLQISGENTELDKTVLERIVDPLVHLVRNGIDHGIEVPEIRVANGKPEEGVISLNAYHQGGAIVIEIKDDGAGIDCDALWRKAIEKGVLDADSRREEMTDKQVLNLIFAPGFSTADEVSDISGRGVGMDVVKRNIEELGGHIEVESKLGFGCHFTINLPLTLAILDGQLVKVGSEVYVIPLLTIIESIQISTDCIKHASGGIELYRLRDENIPILRLQDELEMGESGVLNERILCFVEAAGSRVGLVLDELLDQQQVVIKSLESNYTKVPGISGATILGDGSVSLILDIQGLITSYLTKSANSGNKGIAA, from the coding sequence ATGGCTTTAGACATGGACCAGCTTCGCAAAATGTTTTACGAGGAATGTCGTGAAAATTTAGAAGTGCTGGAAAACGAGTTACTCAATATTGAAGTATCAAGTGTTGAAAAGGAAACGATCAACACCATATTTCGAGCTGCTCACTCAATCAAGGGTGGGGCGGCTACCTTCAATCTATTTGATATTAGCGAGTTCACCCACGCCATTGAAGCTTACCTCGACCTTGTTCGCAACGATGAAAAAGAACTGACCAAAAGTAGCATCGATGTTCTGCTGAAAGGCGGAGACTGCATTAAAAATATGCTCGAAGGGCATGAAAGTGATGAAGTTGTTGATGAAGCACTGAAGGCCTCGGTTAATCAATTGCTTGAGCAGTTGCTTGATAATAACAGTGAAGATCTGCCACTGAACCAAGAGCCTAACGTTACCCAAGATGCAGAAGAAGCCGATTCTTTTGAACTCGCCATTTCTGAAAGTGACAATAGCCCAGAAATTCCCAAATTGTGGGCGATTCAATTTACACCTCATAGAGAAATGTTTTTTAGTGGTAATGACCCCTTACGGATCATCCGGGAACTTTTGGAATTTGATCAGCAAGCAAAAGTAGATGCTTGCATTGATGAACTTCCTGAAATAGCGGAAATAGAAGAGGAGCTGTCATATCTCTATTGGAAGATAACGATCGATGGCTCTGTGGCACTCGATGAAATACAAGAAGTGTTTGAATGGGTGGAAGATGAATGTGATCTCACCATTGAACCGACTTTTGATTCTCCAATCACTGTCGATTCTTCATTGGTAGAGATAGAACAAGACGACACATCAACCGATGCACAAGTTCAATCGCCAGAATCTGTCCAAGAATCCCCTCAGACTATCCTTGATGAGACAACGTCAGGTAGTCAACCTCCAACTTCGAAGCTTCTAGACAAAGGCAAAAGTTCACCGGCGACTAAGCCCACCAAATCGGATTCAAGTGTCAGTTCCATACGAGTCGACATCGACAAAGTGGATGGACTTATTAATTTGGTTGGAGAATTAGTTATTACACAATCGATGCTCAATGAGATCGGTAACGACTTCTCGATGGACAAACTAGACAAACTTAAGGAAGGCCTTGATCAACTGCTGCAAAACAGTCGAGATTTGCAAGAGAACGTCCTCAATATTCGAATGTTACCGATGAGTTTTGCCTTCAGTCGCTTTCCTCGGTTGGTTCGAGATTTGTGCGGGCGGTTGGAAAAGCAGGTCGATCTGCAAATCAGTGGAGAAAATACCGAGCTGGATAAAACGGTGTTGGAGCGGATCGTCGATCCGTTAGTTCACTTAGTGAGAAATGGTATTGACCATGGTATCGAGGTTCCTGAAATTCGAGTTGCGAACGGCAAACCGGAAGAGGGTGTTATCTCGCTCAATGCTTACCACCAAGGTGGCGCGATTGTTATTGAGATTAAAGATGACGGTGCCGGGATCGACTGTGATGCGTTATGGAGAAAAGCGATTGAAAAAGGCGTATTGGATGCGGACTCTCGCAGAGAGGAAATGACCGATAAACAAGTACTGAATCTGATTTTTGCGCCGGGATTCTCTACCGCGGATGAAGTCTCTGACATCTCTGGTCGCGGTGTGGGAATGGACGTTGTAAAGAGGAATATTGAAGAGCTTGGTGGACACATAGAGGTGGAATCAAAACTGGGTTTTGGATGCCACTTCACCATCAATCTACCGCTGACTTTAGCGATACTGGATGGACAGTTAGTTAAAGTCGGTAGCGAAGTTTATGTTATCCCATTGTTGACCATCATTGAATCCATTCAAATCAGTACCGACTGCATTAAACATGCGTCTGGCGGAATAGAACTGTATCGCTTACGAGATGAAAATATCCCTATTTTGCGTTTACAAGATGAACTTGAAATGGGGGAAAGCGGTGTCCTTAATGAGCGAATTCTCTGTTTTGTCGAAGCCGCAGGAAGTCGAGTGGGATTGGTGCTTGATGAACTTCTCGATCAGCAGCAAGTGGTGATCAAAAGCCTCGAATCCAATTACACCAAAGTACCCGGTATATCAGGAGCTACGATTCTGGGTGATGGCTCCGTTTCATTGATACTGGACATTCAAGGGTTGATTACAAGCTATCTCACCAAATCAGCGAATTCCGGTAACAAAGGAATAGCTGCCTAG
- a CDS encoding chemotaxis protein CheD (catalyzes the conversion of glutamine residues to glutamate on methyl-accepting chemotaxis receptors), with the protein MTFEVQKRRSENAHFSRFYHPKHKHHVVKVMPGGLYCTKSDEVICTGLGSCIAACIWDTEEHFGGMNHFLLPFDSSDQLRHWQASEVVSTASRYGSHAMEMLINQLISMGAQRENLRLKLFGGAQMLGRYSMIGEKNIEFIKRYVEQEQLVVEAHDLGGMEPRKVIFDPLTGKAWLKRIPFTEVHQLQHQEEKYATELGKESHKNHDDDVELF; encoded by the coding sequence ATGACATTTGAAGTACAAAAAAGACGCAGCGAAAATGCGCATTTTAGTCGCTTTTATCACCCTAAGCACAAGCACCATGTGGTTAAGGTCATGCCTGGAGGGCTGTATTGCACAAAAAGTGATGAGGTTATTTGTACGGGCCTCGGTTCCTGTATTGCCGCATGTATTTGGGATACAGAGGAACACTTTGGCGGCATGAATCACTTTTTATTGCCCTTTGATAGCAGTGACCAATTAAGGCATTGGCAGGCCAGTGAAGTGGTTTCTACCGCGTCTCGTTACGGTAGCCATGCGATGGAGATGTTAATTAATCAACTCATCTCTATGGGGGCACAGCGAGAGAACCTGCGACTGAAGCTGTTTGGTGGCGCACAAATGTTAGGGCGTTATTCCATGATAGGTGAAAAAAACATCGAATTTATTAAGCGCTATGTCGAGCAAGAACAACTTGTGGTTGAAGCTCATGATCTCGGTGGTATGGAACCCAGAAAAGTCATCTTTGACCCACTAACGGGTAAAGCCTGGCTAAAGCGAATTCCATTTACCGAAGTACATCAACTTCAACATCAAGAAGAAAAATACGCCACTGAACTGGGCAAAGAAAGCCATAAGAATCACGATGACGATGTGGAGCTATTTTAA
- a CDS encoding STAS domain-containing protein produces MDCLLGESLEISTVMDAKIQYAEWLKQSSLLRINASQVSKVDTAGVQLLASLFVSAKRLNVTIELSESSAVLTEAFVTLGLTSVFNDEMDG; encoded by the coding sequence ATGGACTGTTTATTAGGTGAATCGCTAGAGATCTCCACCGTAATGGATGCAAAAATTCAGTATGCGGAATGGCTTAAACAATCATCCTTGCTACGTATAAATGCGTCGCAAGTTTCTAAGGTTGATACTGCTGGAGTTCAATTACTGGCTTCCCTTTTTGTGAGTGCTAAACGATTGAATGTGACAATTGAGCTTAGTGAAAGCTCTGCTGTGTTGACCGAGGCGTTCGTTACCCTTGGCTTAACGAGCGTTTTCAATGATGAAATGGATGGTTGA
- the aer2 gene encoding aerotaxis transducer Aer2 codes for MAFWNKKKDASAQFVAHANDSLMDDMESENESGVSKSQLLAALNGAQTALMMIDRDFNITYVNQQSLNLFKKHEVLFQSQWPGFSADEKALIGYCIDGFHANPSHQRQLLSTPANLPYSTVIDVQGIKIELNVGAIVDSQGDYVGNTLEWKDVTEKLAREHDVARLQTAVGQAQTAMLMIDRDLLITYANDATINLFSSIESEMRKVWPGFTASKEWLMNRCIDEFHANPAHQRQLLSDPANLPHKADIQVADVKIELNVAAITDAHGEYIGNTLEWANVTEERAKEQQIGRLASAVEGMTTNLMMADKEGIIRDVNPALMALLRSRETELTEALPNFDINNLVGANIDIFHKNPAHQRRIISNPDALPFTSNIAVGGLEFTLTCIAMRDTQGNYIGPALQWEDITELQDGQRQVEALIKKAIVGDLNDRIDTSVYSGFMKELGDGVNSLLDTLVTPLGECIQVMSGVADGNLNASMSDDFDGEFGRLANAVNTSIVNLRNMTEKITTSSARVATASSEIAEGNDDLSQRVESQAANLEETAASMEQMTATVRQNADNAKGANELADDAARKASKGGDVVGQAVTAMSGINNASKKIADIIGVIDEIAFQTNLLALNAAVEAARAGEQGRGFAVVAGEVRNLAQRSAAAAKEIKGLINDSVEKVDEGSRLVDESGETLKEIVDAVAKVTELIAQIAASSIEQSTGIDEINRAVATMDEMTQQNASLVEETSAASQSLKDEGKVLLNLMNFFTTDSNVETLESKKPAVNTPPSPQNNVSELRSNKAVNSNFNMDEDSDEWEEF; via the coding sequence ATGGCTTTTTGGAACAAGAAAAAGGATGCAAGTGCTCAATTTGTAGCACACGCTAACGACAGCCTAATGGACGATATGGAATCTGAGAACGAGAGTGGTGTCTCAAAGTCACAGTTATTGGCGGCATTAAATGGTGCTCAAACCGCGTTGATGATGATTGATAGAGATTTCAATATTACCTATGTTAATCAGCAGTCGTTGAATCTATTTAAAAAACATGAGGTGTTATTTCAATCACAATGGCCCGGTTTTTCTGCCGATGAAAAAGCATTGATTGGTTACTGCATCGACGGTTTTCATGCCAATCCTTCTCATCAACGTCAGCTGCTTTCAACTCCAGCGAATCTGCCATATTCAACCGTCATAGATGTGCAAGGTATTAAGATAGAGCTCAATGTCGGTGCCATTGTTGACAGTCAAGGGGACTATGTTGGGAATACCCTAGAGTGGAAAGATGTTACGGAAAAATTAGCACGAGAACATGATGTCGCGCGCCTGCAAACGGCTGTAGGCCAGGCACAGACAGCCATGCTGATGATTGATCGAGATCTTCTTATTACGTATGCCAACGATGCGACTATTAACCTGTTTTCGTCGATAGAAAGTGAAATGAGAAAAGTGTGGCCGGGTTTTACGGCCTCCAAAGAGTGGTTGATGAATCGCTGCATCGATGAGTTTCATGCAAACCCTGCCCATCAACGTCAATTACTGTCAGATCCTGCCAACCTTCCTCACAAAGCGGATATACAAGTCGCCGATGTGAAAATAGAGCTCAATGTAGCTGCTATCACTGACGCTCATGGAGAGTACATTGGTAATACCCTTGAATGGGCGAACGTGACAGAAGAGAGAGCCAAAGAGCAGCAAATTGGGCGTCTAGCATCTGCTGTAGAAGGGATGACCACCAATCTAATGATGGCCGATAAAGAAGGGATTATCCGCGATGTTAACCCAGCGTTGATGGCGCTATTGCGATCGCGAGAAACGGAGTTAACAGAAGCATTACCGAATTTTGATATCAATAACTTAGTGGGTGCCAATATTGATATTTTCCATAAAAACCCAGCCCACCAGCGCCGAATTATCAGTAATCCTGATGCACTTCCATTCACCTCCAATATCGCGGTTGGAGGTTTAGAGTTCACCTTAACCTGCATTGCGATGCGAGATACGCAAGGGAATTACATTGGTCCAGCGTTGCAGTGGGAAGATATTACCGAGCTGCAAGATGGGCAGCGTCAGGTTGAGGCGTTGATTAAAAAAGCCATTGTTGGTGACCTCAACGATCGAATTGATACCAGCGTTTACAGTGGCTTTATGAAAGAGCTTGGGGATGGGGTGAATAGCCTGCTTGATACTTTGGTGACGCCACTAGGAGAGTGCATTCAAGTCATGAGTGGTGTGGCCGATGGCAACCTCAATGCAAGTATGTCCGATGACTTTGACGGTGAGTTTGGTCGATTAGCGAATGCAGTGAATACCTCCATTGTGAATCTAAGAAATATGACGGAAAAAATCACCACTTCATCGGCCAGAGTCGCGACTGCATCGTCTGAAATTGCGGAAGGTAATGATGATTTGAGCCAACGGGTAGAGTCTCAGGCGGCAAATCTAGAGGAAACCGCGGCAAGTATGGAGCAAATGACGGCGACAGTGAGACAAAATGCGGATAACGCTAAAGGGGCGAATGAACTGGCTGATGACGCGGCGAGAAAAGCAAGCAAAGGAGGCGATGTTGTTGGGCAAGCGGTCACGGCAATGTCTGGCATCAACAATGCGAGTAAGAAAATTGCCGATATTATTGGGGTAATAGATGAAATCGCCTTTCAAACCAACTTACTGGCACTTAATGCGGCGGTAGAGGCAGCAAGAGCCGGTGAGCAAGGGCGAGGCTTTGCCGTTGTCGCTGGTGAAGTTAGAAATTTAGCGCAGCGAAGTGCTGCTGCGGCAAAAGAAATTAAAGGGTTAATTAACGACAGCGTTGAAAAAGTGGATGAAGGATCTCGATTGGTCGATGAATCTGGTGAGACTCTAAAAGAAATCGTCGATGCCGTTGCCAAGGTGACGGAGTTAATCGCACAGATAGCAGCATCAAGCATTGAACAGTCTACAGGCATCGATGAAATCAATCGTGCTGTCGCCACCATGGATGAAATGACGCAGCAGAACGCGTCGTTGGTTGAAGAAACCTCTGCTGCAAGCCAATCATTAAAAGACGAAGGGAAAGTATTACTTAACCTGATGAATTTCTTCACAACGGACAGTAACGTCGAAACTTTAGAATCTAAAAAACCAGCCGTCAATACTCCGCCTTCTCCTCAAAATAATGTCAGCGAACTGCGCTCAAACAAAGCGGTGAACTCCAACTTCAACATGGACGAGGATAGCGACGAATGGGAAGAGTTTTAA
- a CDS encoding chemotaxis protein CheW, producing MTTELHASSSDLDSGSIGIQTSHYDDNNESADFLSFRLSTELYGVAIENVEEIRVWERPTAIPRSPEFVKGVINLRGMIVPVIDLRARFSLGDCQYIPTTVVLVLRSRNGDVDRLMGLVVDAVSDVVSQGDNVLSPALGESKVTPYLHGVLNVGDEIMSLLDTEELLNIELIFKAE from the coding sequence ATGACGACAGAACTGCATGCTTCATCTTCAGACTTGGATTCTGGCTCTATCGGTATCCAAACCAGTCACTATGACGATAACAATGAAAGTGCTGACTTTCTTAGTTTTCGTTTGTCTACAGAGCTTTATGGCGTCGCGATTGAAAACGTAGAAGAAATTCGAGTTTGGGAGAGGCCAACAGCGATTCCTAGGTCGCCAGAGTTTGTTAAAGGTGTCATCAACCTAAGAGGCATGATCGTACCTGTTATTGATTTGAGGGCTCGATTCTCTTTGGGAGATTGCCAGTACATTCCGACTACGGTGGTTCTTGTTCTAAGAAGCCGAAATGGCGACGTTGATCGTTTGATGGGGTTGGTTGTTGATGCGGTGAGTGACGTGGTTAGTCAAGGGGATAACGTGCTGAGCCCTGCTCTCGGTGAGTCAAAAGTAACGCCCTATTTGCATGGTGTTCTCAATGTCGGCGATGAAATTATGTCTCTTCTTGATACCGAAGAGTTACTCAATATCGAACTGATTTTTAAGGCAGAGTAG
- a CDS encoding chemotaxis protein CheW translates to MARQEFLSFVLDNEEYGVPILDVREVRGWNPVRKVPNSPPHLHGVLDIRGEYVPIVDLRLRFNLEPAEICATTVVIVLNDSKKNPLGVIVDAVSEVYDLKDEQIKPAPQVSVTVDQSYIKGIVSVASGHLILLNLEALFDIEELNNTSVEEETA, encoded by the coding sequence ATGGCGAGACAAGAATTCTTAAGTTTTGTATTGGACAACGAAGAATATGGCGTGCCTATTTTGGATGTGCGCGAAGTGAGGGGGTGGAACCCGGTTCGCAAGGTCCCTAATTCTCCACCGCACCTGCATGGTGTTTTAGACATCCGAGGGGAATATGTCCCGATCGTTGATCTGCGGCTGCGGTTTAATTTAGAACCTGCGGAAATATGCGCAACAACCGTGGTGATTGTTCTTAATGATAGTAAAAAGAACCCGCTAGGGGTGATTGTCGACGCAGTATCCGAAGTTTATGACCTAAAAGACGAGCAGATTAAACCTGCGCCGCAGGTGTCTGTAACCGTAGATCAATCGTATATCAAAGGGATAGTTTCTGTGGCGAGTGGTCACTTGATACTTCTAAATCTAGAGGCTCTATTTGATATAGAAGAGCTAAATAACACGTCAGTTGAAGAAGAGACAGCTTAA
- a CDS encoding response regulator yields MTKILAVDDSISIRQMVSHTLKDAGYEVETANDGSDALKKAQLTKFDVVISDVNMPIMGGFDLVRAIRGKPQYKFIPILMLTTETSIEKKQEGKSAGATGWLVKPFNPETLLKTLKRVI; encoded by the coding sequence ATGACAAAGATTTTAGCAGTAGATGATTCGATTTCTATTCGTCAAATGGTAAGCCATACATTGAAAGATGCAGGGTATGAAGTTGAAACAGCCAATGATGGCAGCGATGCGTTAAAAAAAGCGCAACTGACGAAATTTGATGTGGTTATTTCGGATGTCAACATGCCGATCATGGGAGGCTTTGACCTTGTAAGAGCGATAAGAGGCAAGCCTCAATATAAGTTCATTCCCATTCTTATGTTAACAACGGAAACCAGTATTGAAAAAAAACAGGAAGGTAAGTCTGCTGGAGCGACGGGGTGGTTAGTCAAACCGTTCAATCCAGAAACATTGCTCAAAACGTTAAAACGTGTGATCTAG